GGATAATATTCTCTAGGGCCAGTCTTGACTAGAATTATATGTTCAACCTAGGTCATCCATCAGCATCTTTGTTGCTGAATGATGTCATCAACAAAGATATACTAACCTGATTCATAAGCACCTCAATCCCAGCATTAAGTCCAGCTGCAACGGCGTCATCTAGGACACTCTCaaacctttttttctctctcatAACTGCATTCAAAAAGTCCGTCTTATCGACATATGGCGATAACTCTTTATCAAAGTAGACTTGAACCATAGATTGGATTGTGTCACCTATGTGAACGAGCTCGAAAAACTGCAAAAGAGGCGCAACGCTGGTGGTTTCTTCGTGTTCAGCAGGTTTGTAGGTGCTCATCTCGTTTGTAGCTCTACGCGCAACGATTAATATGCACTTCTTCACATCTAATGCACTTACATTTTGAATCCAGGGGCAATATGCCTGTCTCCGACAGCCTTCAACAAGAAGATAAAAATCTCTTCTATAGCCTCTTTCACCTTTAACCCGACCTTCCCGGGATATTTCGCAAATGTCTCTGCTCGTTTCAAGGAATCTCGGTCCACTTGAATTAACTCTAAAGCGGTGTCAAGTGAGACGAGAAGTTGAAGGCGATCAAAGGATTTGTTATTTTGCGGAGTGGgggtggatggatgagaggTTTCCAGCAAACCAGCAGCTAACCTCGCATTGACATCTTTTGGACTGGCGCCATGGTTAGACTCCAGAGCTTCTTTAGCGTTCTCCACATTTTCTGGCATTCTCACCCCCTCCATGATTTCGTCGTTCACCGTCTCTTCTATCTCATCCATATCTTTCACTTCAAATActacctcctctccttctttcacctctttGACAACTCCTCCTTTGCCGGTCCATTTTTGTGGATTGAGCATCGCCAAACCGCTTACCGCTTGAGTTCCGCCGCTAACAATCGCATTGACACCAAAGGTGACAGTACGGGGTACGATAGTGAcgggaagaagcaaagcaTCCTTGAACGAGGCAAGAACATTGCGCTTAACTTGGTCAGGATTGGCTGAGGTAAGGAAAGTAGGGCCGTGTGACTTGGAAAGTTGTGTAGAATCACTCGTGCCCAGCTAATAAGCCATAAGCTACGAATCGGATCAAATGGATGAGGCTTACTTGTTGCTCCCATGCTCGGCAGATATCTTCTAAGTGATCTTTGACGCGTTCAgtttcatcatccaaataGTCATCAAGATGCTCTTCAAACATGTGAAATCTGCAAGGATCCACAATATGTAAGCACGATGTTTTTCGTTTGAGAATCGGAGTGATGACACCCACACACTATCCTCAActtgctccttctttaTCACATTCTGTTCACCCCCTAGCACCTCCATGGTTACATCCACGAGTTTCCATGCTTGGACGAAGGTAGCGGCAGTGGCACGCAAGAACAAATCCTGAGAAATTGCACGTGcttgggaaagaagaggatggatgtATTCGCCAATCTGTTTTATTAGTTTAAGTATCTAAAATGCTTCGACGGTTAGAAGAAAGAACACACAACTTCGTTGGATAGTCTATCACAAAATGATAAAACCACCTTTGCTTTGGGAGGGAAAACGGAATGGGCTGTTTGGGCATCTATCCTGAAGGCCTCAAGGATGTGTGACATGAATGCGTCCATGGGGGTGAAATCTAGTTGGCGAACTGTAGCTCCAAACTTCGTCTGTACCTTACTACAAGGTCACAGGTCAACCAGCAGCCATGTTATGGAAATGATATCGCTATAACTCACATAATGTTTTCCAAGGAATCCCACCTGGCAGTATCATAGAAtacttctcttttctccaccCACACCCTTCCACATTCCCACTTCTCTCTGtccccaccaccagctTCCCAGACATTCCAGCTACTTTCAGCAGCTTCCTTCatgccttcttcatccttctttccgtcAGCCACTTCAAATGCTACAAGACAGGTCGAATCAAAACGATCTGCCGCTGCTAGTAGTGCTTGACGAAGGAAACCCCAATCTCGTAAAGGCTGAAGCTGCGATGACAGAAAATGTATGAGAGAAAGCAAAACAGACGATTGCTGGGACAGGGAGGGTAGTAAGGCTGTGGTGGACGAAGgggggaagagcagggaTAGTGTTGAGCTGGGTGATGGGGATGATCGGAGGTGTCTGCAGAAAGGTAGAAGGGAGATGTGGTGCGTTTTGTAGGCCAAATAGTACGGACCTGGCGAATGGGATGtaaagaggatggaggatgaaggcaTAGAAGGGGCAAGTGCGAAGAAGCCTGTAGTCCGACTATGTGACCCACTGCTGCCCGTCGGTCGCGAAGGTAAGGGTAAGTCATCAAAGTCCAAAAGATTTTGTCCCTTCGAAGTGCCCCATTGTTGTGTATTGGGCCCAGATATCCCTTGAGGTATTGTCGGTTTAGCGGCCTCAAAATCCCCGAAATCTACATCCTCAAATACGTCCTTGTTTTCCTCTACAAAATCCCCGAAGTCATCGCCAAG
Above is a genomic segment from Cryptococcus deuterogattii R265 chromosome 8, complete sequence containing:
- a CDS encoding recyclin-1; protein product: MDKWAPIAPSKPQFQSASHLSNRFASVLKSSKHDPRPRAPAQFIGKWPEDILLRIVELLPIPDLPNIARVNRAFARLVRDERGWEWRCSLLDIQPEPTAPSTSILKDNELKPPISTKRKSSFPAHQASVLGDDFGDFVEENKDVFEDVDFGDFEAAKPTIPQGISGPNTQQWGTSKGQNLLDFDDLPLPSRPTGSSGSHSRTTGFFALAPSMPSSSILFTSHSPGPYYLAYKTHHISLLPFCRHLRSSPSPSSTLSLLFPPSSTTALLPSLSQQSSVLLSLIHFLSSQLQPLRDWGFLRQALLAAADRFDSTCLVAFEVADGKKDEEGMKEAAESSWNVWEAGGGDREKWECGRVWVEKREVFYDTARWDSLENIIKVQTKFGATVRQLDFTPMDAFMSHILEAFRIDAQTAHSVFPPKAKVVLSFCDRLSNEVIGEYIHPLLSQARAISQDLFLRATAATFVQAWKLVDVTMEVLGGEQNVIKKEQVEDSVFHMFEEHLDDYLDDETERVKDHLEDICRAWEQQLGTSDSTQLSKSHGPTFLTSANPDQVKRNVLASFKDALLLPVTIVPRTVTFGVNAIVSGGTQAVSGLAMLNPQKWTGKGGVVKEVKEGEEVVFEVKDMDEIEETVNDEIMEGVRMPENVENAKEALESNHGASPKDVNARLAAGLLETSHPSTPTPQNNKSFDRLQLLVSLDTALELIQVDRDSLKRAETFAKYPGKVGLKVKEAIEEIFIFLLKAVGDRHIAPGFKIATNEMSTYKPAEHEETTSVAPLLQFFELVHIGDTIQSMVQVYFDKELSPYVDKTDFLNAVMREKKRFESVLDDAVAAGLNAGIEVLMNQVEHIILVKTGPREYYPVEGTPMELGPTQGCKEAIACLEMHCNLLKGSTSKEVLEVFYQEVGIRLEAIIQRHIKRQIISLEGGFQVIADLNAYYNFVSSLKQQRITDDFSDLKMLGNVYIVSDAKDLAQIVRDVSRYGGAFTPEDIYEFIQRRSDWKKIEKTVDKAMYALSVREDCVVM